The Melitaea cinxia chromosome 13, ilMelCinx1.1, whole genome shotgun sequence sequence ttattaataaatttaccaattgtattatacaaaaaagtaaataagattaaaaattatttttctctttttttcagTTGTAAAAGAACCACCATTTTCTATAAAAGAATCAGGATATGCAGGTTTTGTTTTACCAATTGAACTATACCTTAAAAACAAAGATGAACCGaagaaaataacatttgtttatGATCTGACACTACAACATGGTGGCTTTCTGAAGgatagatatatttttgaaaatccaAATGAGGAGTTCAAAAGAAGGCTTCTAAAGGGTGGTGGAATAGTAGTTGACAAAAATGCTTTCTATACTAATCCAGATCAAGAGAGCAGAAGCAGAGATTCCTTTACAGATGAAAAGCCACAGAATGTCAGTAAAAATAAACAGTCATCAGATGCAAAGAAGCATAAATCAAAAGAATTTAAAGAGGAACCTAAAACTAGCAGTTTTGAAAATTTGTTTGGCCCTCCAATACAGAAGCCACCAAAAGTGTCTCCAGACCCAAAAAAACTTGATAAGAATTTTACATCAGCAAAATCAgataaaaaagataaagaaaGGTCTTCTGATAAAAAAGTGAAACATGAGCATAAAGAGTTTAAACCTGATAAGCTCAATATTAAAGAAGACAAATCAAaagcagaaaaaaataaaaatcacagtcGAGAACAGGAGCGAGTTAAAGAGAAAGCTACTAAAAGACAAAGTGATAGACCTCCAACACCAGAATCCGGAAAGAAAAAATGTTTGAGCCCAAATAGAAAACTTCCAAGTCCCATGCCTAGGTCTAGTAGTGCATCTAGTATAAAAGACGATTACAAAACGTCGAAATACAGTTCTGAAAACATGGACCATAAGAAAACGAAAACTGATGAAAGAAtacctgaaattaaaatagaaaaagatgttaaagagaaaaagaagaaagaaaaaaagagcCATGATAGagataaagaaagaaaagaaaagaaagaacaCAAGAAGGACAGCCATAAAAACAAAGAGTCACCTAAGGAGCCTCTTAAAGAATTACCCAAGGAATTGACTAAATCAAGAGATATTGTCAAAGAAAAAGAACTTGTTAAAAGTTCGCCTATTAAAGAAAAACCTTTAAAGCCTGAGAAAACTAAAGAGAATATACGAAAATCACCGCAGATGCACGCAGAAAATTCTGAGCGCCATGAAAATCACAAGTTGAAAGAAAAGAGTGAATCtgaaaaaaaacacaaacacaagAAGAAAGACAAAAAAAGAGATGAATCAAAAGAAAAGCACAAAGAATCGAGCAAAGATAAAAAGCATAAACATGAGAAAATTCGTGAAATACCCATTGAAAAGTCCGAAGTTGTGGAACATAGAGGAACTCCAATGCAAAAAGAACGTCCTCTTCCTGAGCCGACATCACCTATATCTATAGATACTGCATCGCAATGCAGTTCTAAAAGTGGCTTAAATAAAGCTATACTTATTGGAACAGAAGACATTCATAGCAGTCATTCAGATTCAGAAGTTTCAATAATAGCTGATGAAGAAGATATAAAGGTAAAAATAGAGA is a genomic window containing:
- the LOC123659324 gene encoding protein AF-9-like → MSAVRVNIEIGHEASLKSKKTAEGFTHDWEIFVRGQEGTDISHFVEKVVFKLHETFQKPRRVVKEPPFSIKESGYAGFVLPIELYLKNKDEPKKITFVYDLTLQHGGFLKDRYIFENPNEEFKRRLLKGGGIVVDKNAFYTNPDQESRSRDSFTDEKPQNVSKNKQSSDAKKHKSKEFKEEPKTSSFENLFGPPIQKPPKVSPDPKKLDKNFTSAKSDKKDKERSSDKKVKHEHKEFKPDKLNIKEDKSKAEKNKNHSREQERVKEKATKRQSDRPPTPESGKKKCLSPNRKLPSPMPRSSSASSIKDDYKTSKYSSENMDHKKTKTDERIPEIKIEKDVKEKKKKEKKSHDRDKERKEKKEHKKDSHKNKESPKEPLKELPKELTKSRDIVKEKELVKSSPIKEKPLKPEKTKENIRKSPQMHAENSERHENHKLKEKSESEKKHKHKKKDKKRDESKEKHKESSKDKKHKHEKIREIPIEKSEVVEHRGTPMQKERPLPEPTSPISIDTASQCSSKSGLNKAILIGTEDIHSSHSDSEVSIIADEEDIKVKIENPSPKITKREPSPEPEPELEPEPEIEPEPEPVVEVPPVHQKEKSKRHKDKSKREEKRRKRKAAEEEEVDSRKVAKTSESSRLLNVETEHGESSGCTIETKVQDNGVSSSLGEDAEPGDLSPDYMVQLRGLQQRIMTIKNNEDLERVVNLIAETGRYEVTTQTFDFDLCLLDRSTVQQLIQLVGC